In Streptomyces pluripotens, the genomic window GAACCCCGCGTCGCGGGGGTCCTTGCCCTTCATGAACACCGAGTAGCCCCGGAAGAGCGACGAGGTGCTGCGGCATTCCACGACTTCCTGGTTGGCGAAGTCGATCTTGGTGTAGATGCCCAGGTTGCCGATGATCCGGGTGATCGGGTCCCAGGACATGTCCACGATCTGTGCGGGCTTGCGCTCCCGGACCCGGGTTGGGTCGCCGGTTGTCGTCATGTTGGTTTCTGTCCCTCGTCTCGGTTGCGCATGGGTCTGTGGTGGCGCGGGTCAGGCACGCCAGTGCGGGTCGTAACCGCTGGTGAGCTCCCGCTTGTTGTGGTGCCACTTGGGTTCGCGGTTGACGGCCATGCTGGTCACTGCCCGCAGCCGGCGGACGACGGCGCCGTACGGCTTGATCAGCGTGGAGGACAGCGTGCCGCCGGTCGGCTCGTCCATGAACGGCATGAACGCGTCCGGGAAGCCGGGCATGGTGCAGCCGATGCAGATGCCGCCGACGTTCGGGCAGCCGCCGATGCCGGCCATCCAGCCACGCTTGGGCACGTTGCAGTTGACGACCGGTCCCCAGCAGCCCGTCTTCACCAGGCACTTGGGGGAGTTGTAGTCCTTGCCGAAGTCGGCCTGCTCGTAGTACGCGGCACGGTCGCAGCCCTCGTGCACGGTCTTGCCGAAGATCCACTGGGGACGCAGCATGTCGTCCAGGGGAGGCGGAGGTGCGGTTCCGGCCGCGTGGTAGAGGACCCAGACCAGGGTCTCCATGAAGTTCTCCGGCTGGATGGGGCAGCCGGGAACGTTCACCACCGGTAGCGCCCCCTGCGACCTGAACTCCCAGCCCAGGTAGTCCGCGAGGCCCATCGAACCGGTGGGGTTGCCCGCCATCGCGTGGATGCCGCCGTAGGCAGCGCAGGTACCGGCGGCCACCACCGCCCAGGCCTTGGGGGCCAGCTGGTCGATCCACCAGTTCAGGGTCTGCGGCTGACCGGTGTCCGGGTCGTTGCCGAAGGACGTCCAGAAGCCGTCGCCCTCGATGATGTTCTGGTTCGGGATGGAGCCCTCGATGACCAGGATGAACGGGGACAGTTCGCCGCGCGCCGCAGCCCGGTAGGGGGCGAGGAAGTCCTCGCCGCCCAGGCTCGGTGACAGCACCTTGTTGACCAGGTTCACCTTGGGTAGACCCGGGATCAGGCCGAGCACCAGGTCTTCGATGGAGGGCTGCCCGGCAGCCGTGAGCGAAACGGTGTCGCCGTCGCAGCTCATGCCTTCGGAGATCCAGAGGATGTGGATCTCGTCGAACCCGTTCGCGTGCGCCTCCGGCCGGCCGGGTTCCGGGCTCGCTTCGGTGGTGCCGTGCTGTGTGGTCATGTCCTCGGCCTCCGCTGCAGTCGGTCTCGGAGTCGGTCGTAGGCCGCGGCCACCGGGGCCGCGAGGGTCAGGACGGGCGGTTCCTCCGGGGCGTGTGGATGCGGACGCGTCGGCGCCGCTGCCTTCGCCTTGGTGAGCAGCACGCCCAGGCGGTCCAGGTCCTCCTGCGACACGGTCTCCCGCAACCGCGGTATGAGGACGTCCTCCTGCGCACGTATGTGCTCCCCGACCTCGCGGCGCAGCTTTGCCACCAGGTCGCCGGTACGTGGGTCACCCTCGCCGAGCCGGTCCAGTGCGAGGAGGGTCTGTTTGACACCTTGGTGCCCGCTCAGTTGCTCGGCGACCACCTGGTCGCCGTCGGAAAGCACCTTCTTGGCCAGGGGAAGGACATACATCTCCTCCAGCGCCGCGTGCTTGGACAACTCGCGCACCAGCAGTTCCACCACGCCACGGCGCTGTCGCTCGGAGGCTGAGGCGCCGAAGTCACGGAACAGTTGCTCGACCATCCGGTGGTCGTGCATCAACATGTCAAGAGCGTCCATCGGACCGTCCCTTCTCCGACTCACCGGCCGGATGATGTGGCCGCGGGGACTGCGGCGGGGGTGGGTGGCCCGGCGGGCCCGCCGGATCCGGTGCGTCCGCGCGTCCGAGTGGTTCGACCTCGTCGGGCTGGAAGTAGTGAAAACGGCCGTACCAGCCGTGTAGTTCGGCGGCCGGGTCGTCGTCGACGGTGACGGCCAGGTGCACGCTGCCGTCCACGTCGTGGAAGACCGCGGCGACCTGCGCGGTCCGCTGGTCCAGGAACATGTCCTGCGCGTCGGCGCCGCGGCGCCGCGGTCGCAGCTGCACCCGGCTGCCGCCGCCGACCGGTACCCCGTTTACGAGCACGGTGTCGGTCGCCGGGGACAACCCCTCATCGGCGCCCTCCTGCCACCAGGCCGGCCGCCCAGGAATGGGCGACCCAGGGCTGCCGTAGGCCTCGGGTCGTCCGGCCGGAGTGAGGGAGCGAATGGTGCCGTGCAGCCGGGCGAACACCTCTGGAGGCATGGTGTCGACCCGGTCGAGGATCTGGGCGGCCCGTGGATCGGTGGCCCGGGCCTCGGCCTTCTCCTCGTCGGTCAGCAGCATGGTGCGCAGCGTGAGGATCTCGTCGATCTCCGCCGCGTCGTGCAGATCACCCGGGCTCTCCGGGGCCACCTGCGGATGGTCAGGCAAGATGATGGGGGCGGACAGCATGACGTCACCGGTCGCCCCGTCGCCGTCGTCCCCTGGGGCCTTGGGCGGCGCGCCGCCCAGCACGGGAAACGTGAATGCGTTGCGGCAGTCGCGCACCTGCTCCGCGAGACCGGAGGGCGGGTCGATCACTGAGATGAATTCCACGCCCTCGCCGCCGAGGAGACAGTGCGTGGCGATCAGCGACCGATGCAGTACCTCACCCCGAGAAGCCTGAGGATCCGGGGCGCCGGAGGTGTTCTCGGTGCGCACGCGCAGTCGGCACAGGCCCGGTGTGAGCGGCTCGGCGACGACCGTCGTCGCGGCCCGGACCTCCCACCGACGCCTCACCGTCCGCCCCGCGCCCGCCGCGAGCGGCTCGGCCTCGGTTCCGGCCGGCGCGCCCGCGGCGACCGTACGTCCATCGCGCAGCAACTCCGCCAGTGGCAGCACCACCTCGGTTTGGCGCGGTACCGCCTCTTCGAACGACAGGTGGGTGACGCCGTCGTCCGTCCGTAGGGAGCCCACCGGGTGGTGGGTTCCGTCCGCGTCGGCAGCCTCCACCTGTTTGTGCTGCATCTGCAGATAGCGCACCCGCACGCGTACGACTGCGTCCTCGCGCCGGATGCGCACCAGACACTCCGTCTGCTGGTACCAGGAGTCCGCGGAGCCGGAGATCCCGGGTGTGACCGGTCCCTCCTGTTCCACCCAGTCCCTGGGCAACAGCACCCCGAACTGCCAGCGGACCCGGTTCTTCGGCGAGGAACGGCGGTACGGATAGAGCAGATAGCCCTCGTACAGCACGGCGTCCGCGACGGCGCTGATCTGCTCGAAGGCATCGCCGGGTCGGCCCTGCGGCGCGTTGGCGCCGTCCGCGCCGGAGGCGGTCGCCGCCCCTACCGCGCTGCCTAGGTCCGCCATGGCGCCTCCTCGTCAGTGATGCACTCGGGCATCCCTTCCACCACGGTCACACCCGTCACGGCCCCTCGCCCCTCCGGAGGACCGTCATTACGCCGCTCAGGGGAATCCGGGCGCGCGGTCTGGGGCGGCCACACCCCCGGAGTCGCCCTGTCGCGTCCCTGCGCGTGGGATCATGGTTCGGCCCGGCCCGACCAAGCCGGGGAAGGAGAGGAAACGGATATGTTCGACGCCCTGAAGAGCCTCAAGGAGAAAGCCGAGGACATCGCCGAGACCCACGGCGACAAGATCTCCGAAGGCCTTGAGAAGGTGGGCGACTTCATTGACGACCGGACCGAGGGCAAGCACAGCGGGACCATCGACACGGCCGTCGACAAGGCTCAGGACTTCGTCGGGAAGCTGGGCGGGAACAAGGACTGACACGTGACGGGACCGTTCAGGGACTCGTCACGCACATGACGTGCGGCCGGGCGGCAGCGGACGCAGGGTGCACTCGGCAAGGTTTCCCCGCTCTCGCTGGCCGTCCTGCCGCCCGTCGCTGACATGCGGTGGGCAGCATAAGCTGGCCTGATGCGGGGGCGAGCGCGAGAGCGATGGGGCGGTCAGCCGCGGTGGGCGAGGTGGACCCTCGCGGTGTATGTGATCGGCTTTCTGGAGGGGACCGGCGCCCACTGCCTGGATCTGGTCAGGGGCGGGATCCATGTCTATGCCTCCTTCGCTCCGGTCCCGCTGCAGGTGTTCTTCGTCAGCTTGGTGGTGCTCGATCCGCTGGTTGCTGTCCTTGTGGGACTTGCGCGTCCGGAGGGCGTCCGGTTGGCGAGCGGTGTGATGGTGCTGGACGTCATCGCGAACTGGATCGTGAACTGGCCGCGGCTGCAGGAGGATCCTGCGTGGCTGCTGCGTCCGGTCGGGCTGTTGCCGGTTACGCTCTTTGGCCTGTTCGACATCGCGCCCTTGGCTCCCTTGCATCGGGCCATGACGCGGCCGCATCTCAGCTGCACGGCCCGATGACGGTGGTTGGCGATCGGGCAGCGGGAAGCCGGGCGACGCGGCTTGCGGCAGCAGCGGTCTGACGCCGGTGGACGATTTCCTTGTGCTGGGCGGCGAGCCGGGCCAGGGCGGGGGTGCGGAGGTCCGCGAACACCTCGATCGTCTGCTCTGACTGGGCCAGCCGCTCCCGGAGCTTGGTGTCGTCTGCCTTGAGCCGGGCGATCTCAGCCTCGCGGGCGTTTCGCGATGGAGTGGTCCTCCACTATGGGCAGGCTGCCGGTCGCCCGTTCGCCCAGCGAGTTGAAGACGCGAACGAGTTCGTCGAGACGGCTGCGGCAACTGGTGACGTGGTGCGAACACCGCCAGGGGGCACAACAGACAGACCCAGCGGCGGGCCGGACTGGATTCTGGTCGGGGACCCCGCCGGGCTCACAGGAACTCACGGGACGACGCACATGAGCCGCTGTCGGATCCGTTCCCGCGCCCGTCGGTGCCGGCGGCCCGCGGTCGTACGGTCCGGGTTGACCCGTTCCGGTGCTGTCCTCCCACTGCCGGTGAGGGGCTGCGGCGGGATCGCCGGATCGCTCGGCCGGCTGGTCCAACCGTGCTCAACGGGCGGCCGGGGTACGGTCGTCGCGTTTTCATCCTCCCCGAACTTGTCTGGTCAAGTTTGGTCGTGGTTCTTCCGCTCGTCAGCGACGTCGCGTAGTCATGTTCCGTTCGTTGTGCACAGTCAGGCCGTGGAGCTCCGTCCTTCACGGCATCCTCACCAATGGGACGAGGTACACGCATGCAACTGCGCTGGAGATCCCTCGGCGGGCTCCTCGCTCTTCTCGGCGCTCTGACGGTCTCCGCTCCGACCACAGCCCAGGCGGCCGGGAGCAGCGGCAATCTGATCGTCAACGGCGACGCGGAGAGCGGCGGTTACTGCACCGGCGACTGGTCTGCGGCCACCACGGTGCCCGGCTGGACCACCGAGGCCGGCGGCATCAACGTGATGTGTCACTCCGTCGCCTCCTTCGGACTGCCCAACGACGGCAGCACGCCCGGCAAGGCCTTCTTCGGACCCGGGAACTTCGGCGACGGCGCGATGGCGCAGACGGTGGACGTCTCCTCGGCCGCCGAGGCCATTGATGGTGGTGCGGTCCACTACGACCTCTCCGGGTGGCTCGGCGGCTGGACCGTCTACGGCGGCCACGTCGCGGTAAGCCTGCATTTCCACGACGCACAGGGCCGCACGGTCGGGGCCAACGCCACACTGCCGACCGTTTCCGCGACAGACCGCGGCCTGGCCACCAAGTTCCTCTCGCGCAGTACCACCGGCGCGGTCCCGGCCGGCACCCGGTCCATCCAGGTCGAAGTGCAGTTCCTTTCGACGAGCAATGAGACCGGCTATCTCGACAACCTCTCCCTCACGCTGGACACCCCGGTGACGGCGCCCGCCCCGGTCGCGCCCCCCGCCTCCCGGGTCCCGGGCTACGACCACGTGTTCATGGTCATGATGGAGAACACCGACTACTCCGAGGTCATGAACGACCCGGCGGACACCCCTTTCATACACAGCCTGATGGGCCAGGGCGCCACCCTCACCGACTTCCACGGCGTCTACCACCCGAGCGACGAGAACTACCTCGCCGTCGCTGGTGGCGACACGTACACCAAGGGCGCCACGTACTGGCCCAACATCAACTCCCCGCAGCGCAACCTGGGTGACACCGTGGAGGCCGCCGGCAAGTCCTGGAAGGCCTATGAACAGGGTATGGGTACTCCTTGCAACACCAAGAACGACCATGACAGTTACTACGAGCCTGACGACGCGCCGTTCATCAACTACACGGACATCAGTGGTGATGCCGCCCGCTGCGCGGCCCACCTGTTCGACACCACGCAGCTGACCACCGACCTGCAGTCGGCGTCCACCACGCCCAACTTCTCCTGGATCGCGGCCGACGACTACTACGACGGCGAGGCCTCAGGCAACGGAAGTGCCACCAGCTTGCGTACACAGGACGGCTGGCTGAAGCAGACGCTTGCGCCGGTTCTGGCTTCCCCGGCCTGGAAGCAGCAGCGCTCGCTGCTCATCCTGACTTGGGACGAGAGCGAGGGCGAAGCGTACAACCATGTGGTCACCACGGTCGTCGGCTCGCAGGGTACAGTCCCGGCGGGGACCAGCAGTTCGGACCACTACGACCACTACGGCATCGCCCGTACCATCGAGGCGGCTCTTGGGTTGCCCGGCCTCACGGCGAACGACAGGTACGCGACCCCGCTCAATGCGGCCTTCGCGCCCTCCGCGGCGACGTCACCGACGCTCGGCGGAGACCTGAATGCGGTGACGAACGGCGGTAACATCACCCTCCGCTACTCGGTGCCGTCCGCAGCCCAGGTGCACGCGAAGAACTGGATCGGCATCTATCCGGCAGGTGTCACCCCGGGCAAGCAGGCTTCCCTCACCTGGGCCTACGCCCCGAATGCAAGCGGTGCGCTGACCTTCTCCACCGGCAAACTGAGCGGCGCAGGCAGCTATGACGCGTACTACCTCGCCGACGACGGCTACTCGGTGCTGGCCGGACCGTTCTCCCTGACGGTCGGCTGATCACAGCTTTGGAGCACCGCGTGTGACCCTGCGCCGCCCCCGGTCGATGTCCCGGCGGGCGGCGCGGCCGCATGCCCGTCGGGAGACGCGCACCGGGACCGGCGGGGGCGGCGCGATGAGGGCCCTGACCGGCGCGGGGGAGACAAGACCGTGCGGCCGTGGTGGTCGTGTGGCGCGCTGAGGGCTCGGTGGGCCCGCCACTTCGGTCGGTGCGCGTTGCACATTGCGGCCAGAGCCACCGTCGGAGTGCATTGGGGTGCCTGCTCGGCTCCTGCGGCGTGTACGCGAGGCCGCGTCGCCGTCCTCGCTTATCGTCACTCGGACACCGACATCCGGAGTGATCATGGAAAAGACGGATGAATGGATGGGTGTGGTGGAGGGTGCGACGGTCGCACCCGCCGCCGCTCCAGCCGTGCGCCGCACCCCGCCCCGGTCGTTCGGCGCCGCTCTCGCGATCACAGCCGGTGCCACGGCCCTGCTCCTCCTGGCAGGCACGCAGTGGCTGAACCAGCCGGCCGTCCAGGCCTGGCGGACCGTCTGTCTGGCGATCACCGTCCAGGCGCTCCCCTTCCTCCTCCTCGGAACGGTCCTGTCCGGTGCCATCAACGCTTTCGTACCGGCCGACCTCTTCACCAGGGCGCTGCCGAAGCGGCCCGCTCTCGCCGTGCCCGTCGCCGGAGCCGCGGGCGTGGTCCTGCCGGGCTGCGAGTGCGCCTCCGTACCCGTCGCCCACAGCCTGATCCGCCGGGGCGTCACACCGGCCGCCGCGTTCGCCTTCCTGCTCTCCGCGCCCGCGGTCAACCCCGTCGTACTGACGGCCACCGCTGTCGCCTTCCCTGACCACCCCGCGATGGTCGTCGCCCGGCTGGCCGCCTCGCTCGTCACGGCGGCAACCATGGGCTGGCTCTGGCTCTGGCTGGGCAAGGAGAAGTGGTTGCGGCCCGTATTGCGGCACCGGCACACCGGCCACCAGCGTGGCCGCAGCCGCTGGAACGAGTTCCGTCTCGGCTTCCAGCACGACTTCCTGCACGCCGGTGGTTTTCTCGTCCTCGGCGCCATGGCCGCGGCCACCTTCAACATCACTGTGCCGCGCTCCGTCCTCGACACCTTCACCGGCTCGCCCTGGCTGTCGGTGCCCTTCTTGGCCGCACTCGCCGTGGTGTTGGCGGTGTGCTCGGAGGCCGACGCCTTCGTCGCGGCCTCGCTCACCGGCTTCCCGCCCATCGCCCGGCTCGCGTTCCTGGTGGTCGGTCCGATGGTCGATCTGAAGCTCATCGCCCTTCAGGCGGGCACGTTCGGCAGGGCCTTCGCCTGGCGGTTTTCCACGGCGACCACCGGGGTGGCGGTGGTCGCGAGCGTCGTGATCGGAGGCGCGCTGTTGTGAGGCGCCCCGTTCAGACCCTGCTCCTGGCCCTGATCGGCACCGGCCTGCTGCACACGACTCTCTTCACCGACACCTACCTGCGCTACGTCAAGGCCGGACTGCGGCCCCTGCTGATCGCTTCCGGAACGGTCCTGTTGATGCTCGGCCTGGCGGGGGTGGTCGCTCGGCGCGGCGGGGACCGTACTCCCGGAGCTGGTCACGACCACGACCACGACCACGACCACGGCCACGACCACTCCAGCGCCCCGCGCGTAGCCTGGCTGCTCTTCCTCCCCGCAGTGAGCCTGCTCCTGTACGCCCCGCCCGCCCTGGGCGCGTACACCGCCGCACGATCGGGCAGCAAGCCTGTCACCGTGCAGAAGGGATTCACTCCGCTGTCCGCGGCCGACCCCGTGCCGCTGACCCTCACGGACTTCATCCAGCGCGTCCAACAGGACCACAGCCTGGCCGTGAAGAACCGCACCATGCGGTTGACGGGCTTCGTTACCCCAGCCGAGGAGGGCGACGGCTGGTACCTGACGCGGATCATCTTCACCTGCTGCGCGGCCGACTCCCAGACCGTGAAGGTGCGGATGTACGGGACCGAGGCCCCACCCGCCAACACGTGGGTGGCCGTGACCGGTACCTGGCATCCCCGGGGCGCCCTCGGTACCACGACCGCGCAGGCGGCGCTCGACGTCAGGGAGGCCAGGACCATGGCCCAGCCGGTGAACGCCTACACCGACGATCTGCCGTTGGTTCCCTCCTGACCCGGGTCCACAAGGAGGCGGCGACCATGACACGGACACCTCTCAGCGGGGCCCGCCCGTTCCGGCTGCCGCAGTGACCGTGACAGAGCCGCGACGTGCCCGGGCTGGCTACTGCACGGCCACGACCATCACCAGCGACACCCCCTGCTATTGCCACGAACGCCACCTACCGCCTGGACGACCCCGGAGCCAGGGCCTTCCTGGCCTCCTTCGTGAAACTGCCGCAGCGCCGTCCCGCGGGGCACGATCCGATCCTTCCGGCAACGGAGGACCTGCTTGTGGGCGGTGCACCATGCACCGCGCGGTGCGCAGTGGGCGAGCGGTGCATGGTGCACCGCTCGCCGCCGGCATCCCGCCGGCGGCGACGCCCCCCCGGTACCGAGCGGGTCGGTCAGTTGCGGGAATTACCGAACAGGAGGCGGTATCCGACGAGGAGCACCAGGGAGCCGACGACGGCCGCGCCCCAGGTGTAGAGGTCGA contains:
- a CDS encoding hydrogenase expression protein HypE; translated protein: MTTQHGTTEASPEPGRPEAHANGFDEIHILWISEGMSCDGDTVSLTAAGQPSIEDLVLGLIPGLPKVNLVNKVLSPSLGGEDFLAPYRAAARGELSPFILVIEGSIPNQNIIEGDGFWTSFGNDPDTGQPQTLNWWIDQLAPKAWAVVAAGTCAAYGGIHAMAGNPTGSMGLADYLGWEFRSQGALPVVNVPGCPIQPENFMETLVWVLYHAAGTAPPPPLDDMLRPQWIFGKTVHEGCDRAAYYEQADFGKDYNSPKCLVKTGCWGPVVNCNVPKRGWMAGIGGCPNVGGICIGCTMPGFPDAFMPFMDEPTGGTLSSTLIKPYGAVVRRLRAVTSMAVNREPKWHHNKRELTSGYDPHWRA
- a CDS encoding alkaline phosphatase family protein; this translates as MQLRWRSLGGLLALLGALTVSAPTTAQAAGSSGNLIVNGDAESGGYCTGDWSAATTVPGWTTEAGGINVMCHSVASFGLPNDGSTPGKAFFGPGNFGDGAMAQTVDVSSAAEAIDGGAVHYDLSGWLGGWTVYGGHVAVSLHFHDAQGRTVGANATLPTVSATDRGLATKFLSRSTTGAVPAGTRSIQVEVQFLSTSNETGYLDNLSLTLDTPVTAPAPVAPPASRVPGYDHVFMVMMENTDYSEVMNDPADTPFIHSLMGQGATLTDFHGVYHPSDENYLAVAGGDTYTKGATYWPNINSPQRNLGDTVEAAGKSWKAYEQGMGTPCNTKNDHDSYYEPDDAPFINYTDISGDAARCAAHLFDTTQLTTDLQSASTTPNFSWIAADDYYDGEASGNGSATSLRTQDGWLKQTLAPVLASPAWKQQRSLLILTWDESEGEAYNHVVTTVVGSQGTVPAGTSSSDHYDHYGIARTIEAALGLPGLTANDRYATPLNAAFAPSAATSPTLGGDLNAVTNGGNITLRYSVPSAAQVHAKNWIGIYPAGVTPGKQASLTWAYAPNASGALTFSTGKLSGAGSYDAYYLADDGYSVLAGPFSLTVG
- a CDS encoding TIGR03943 family putative permease subunit, producing the protein MRRPVQTLLLALIGTGLLHTTLFTDTYLRYVKAGLRPLLIASGTVLLMLGLAGVVARRGGDRTPGAGHDHDHDHDHGHDHSSAPRVAWLLFLPAVSLLLYAPPALGAYTAARSGSKPVTVQKGFTPLSAADPVPLTLTDFIQRVQQDHSLAVKNRTMRLTGFVTPAEEGDGWYLTRIIFTCCAADSQTVKVRMYGTEAPPANTWVAVTGTWHPRGALGTTTAQAALDVREARTMAQPVNAYTDDLPLVPS
- a CDS encoding hemerythrin domain-containing protein, yielding MDALDMLMHDHRMVEQLFRDFGASASERQRRGVVELLVRELSKHAALEEMYVLPLAKKVLSDGDQVVAEQLSGHQGVKQTLLALDRLGEGDPRTGDLVAKLRREVGEHIRAQEDVLIPRLRETVSQEDLDRLGVLLTKAKAAAPTRPHPHAPEEPPVLTLAAPVAAAYDRLRDRLQRRPRT
- a CDS encoding permease is translated as MEKTDEWMGVVEGATVAPAAAPAVRRTPPRSFGAALAITAGATALLLLAGTQWLNQPAVQAWRTVCLAITVQALPFLLLGTVLSGAINAFVPADLFTRALPKRPALAVPVAGAAGVVLPGCECASVPVAHSLIRRGVTPAAAFAFLLSAPAVNPVVLTATAVAFPDHPAMVVARLAASLVTAATMGWLWLWLGKEKWLRPVLRHRHTGHQRGRSRWNEFRLGFQHDFLHAGGFLVLGAMAAATFNITVPRSVLDTFTGSPWLSVPFLAALAVVLAVCSEADAFVAASLTGFPPIARLAFLVVGPMVDLKLIALQAGTFGRAFAWRFSTATTGVAVVASVVIGGALL
- a CDS encoding antitoxin, producing the protein MFDALKSLKEKAEDIAETHGDKISEGLEKVGDFIDDRTEGKHSGTIDTAVDKAQDFVGKLGGNKD